The sequence below is a genomic window from Excalfactoria chinensis isolate bCotChi1 chromosome 17, bCotChi1.hap2, whole genome shotgun sequence.
TGCTCTATAGACAGGAAATCACAGAGCTGCGAAACATACTGCCTGAAGCCTGATGGGCACAGGACTTCCCTGGTTGCGCTGTTGGTTTTGCTTCATTTAACAAACAATCATCTGATCTGCAGGCAGGTTTTTGAAAATAAGTGAGAGGCAATGAGTTCCTGATCTACATTAATCTGTAAGGGAAAGAACAACAGTTGTGTGGAAGCCTCCTCTGCTAAGGAAGGCAGCTTTTCTGAGCACACCTGGCATGGTTTCTCTTCCAGCTTTGGGTGGTTTATTCCTTTCTGTGAGATTCACTCTTCTGTAGAGGTGCAGACTCCCTTAGAGCCCTCAGTGGCTCAACGCCTGCCTTGCGTTCAGCACGAAGCCCCTGAGCCCTGGGGTGGCTCAGCAAACACAgtcagtttctctgggcagatTTAACAGGAAGCAAATCACTCTGGAATTCTCTCTGTGAATCCTTGTGGGCTGCGATCAGATCCTTAACGTAATGTGTTTTCAGAGCTGTGCCTCCAGAGtcccagcagggcagctgcaggcCTCTTCTCTCCTCATCAGCACTGTGACCCTATGGGAGCAGCATCTCCAGCAAGCCCACATTGGCTTCCTGTGTGCCTTGAAAGTTGTATTTGCTTTGTCTACTGAAAAAACACGTTTTTACTACTGTCAGCGCTCCAGAACCAATAAAGCTGAGGCAAAGGGAGTtgtttcctcctctgctccatgcACCATTGCCAGTAGAGTGACCAGCTCAGTCCTGCCTGAGCTGCTGGCCCCTGTCCCTATCCCAGGCAGGGCTGGCATCATGCACCGACTCTGGATCAGGCCCTTTACCTCTGGGTTtcatttattgctgttttcagCAAACCCCGAACTAAACCAATTTGATGGGGATCCAAATCTCTTTTCCCTCTGACCCAGAGGCTTCTGGCAGAGCAGTTACTGGCAGCTCTCCCCATCCTGCTATCAGCCATTCCACTGAGAAATTCTTGGGCCATGAGTGACTTCTgtcacttctgctttccttgaGCTTGTGCGGCCTCGCCAGCAGCGCGGTGCTCCATGCAGACACCTGGCCTGGTGCAGGCACAGTCCGGAGCAATCCACACacccttcctgcagccccacatcacAGTGTGGCACAGGAGGGTCGGCGCTTCGTGGTTTAGAGTGTAGAACCTGAAGTGCACAGCTGGTACCAACAGGCTTCATAGGCTTTATTTTTAGACTCTGAGACTGGTAGTTAAAGGAATTGTTTTCAAGTGCCAACTGAGTAGAACTGAATttgttctgaaagcagaaatacgGGACGTCAGGAAGAAACTTCaggatttttgctttctcttcaaaGCAGTTATTTTAAGCTGTTGTTGTTTTCGTGTCTTTTGTGTTTAAACAAGGTGGCTTGAAAGCAGATTCAGAAATCTTTGCAGTGACTTACAGGTTACTTTCCCTGTCTGCGCcttggcagcactgctgtacaCAATGAGGAGGAACTGGCCCACACCAGTGGCCACTTTCCCAGTAATTTCATTGGGGAAAAATCTGATCTAACCTAATATTTGACTGCTTTCATAAAACTCCTTTACGAAGAAGCGTGGCAACAAAGACTCCctgaaaagaaggagaagggaggatGGGATCCAAGGAGGAGCGgtttctctcttcctcatccACTTAACACCGCGCATTGCCAACTTGTAGAACTCACAGCCTGAATGAAATCCCTCCCAAAAGAGCTCCACGGTGAAGCGAGGCCAGCTGCAGGTGGGAAGGCAGTGAGGACAGAGGCAGGCAGACCCCTCACCGGCACCAGCAGCCACTTGCACCCCTGCGCCCCCGGGAACCATCCCAGCAGTCCAACCTACCACTGCTCCACCAATACTGCAAGGTGGGATGGCACTGCAGCCTGGTACAGCTGAGAAATGTCAGCAGTTTCCCATCTTTGTTCCTCGGcaaactgtgctgctgctgctgctgagagctggtTTTAGGTTCCCGCATGTCAGGGAACACACGATTCCGTGTTGCCCTGTAGGGTGGCCAAAAAGGAGGAGTGAAAGCTTTGCAGGTTCTACTTGAGGGCAGAGACCAACAGCACCAGATGTCACCGTCAGGCTTCTTCTCTGGCGAGTGGCTTGGGTCAGTTTTCCACCTTTTTGTGTTGAGTTTAGCCTAGGGAGTGAAAATAGATCATAAAATACAGTTAATTTTTAGAGAAGCAGCTCAACGCGGTTAATACAGTCAACACAGAACATTCATTAAGATCCTAAATTTGAAGATCAGCATTCAAACAGATACATAAATGATTGATTAGTGGCTGAGCTTCAGTCCCATTAAACTTAGGCTCCTAAGTGCCTACGCAGCCTGCGGGATTCCAGCACTGTAGGACATTTTGCTTACGTCCTCACAGAGCGCTCGCTGACCCTGCCTGCACGCTGACCGTGCCTTGCGATGCTTTCAGTGACGCAGCACTCCTGCGCTAGAAGCGGCGTTCGGGATCAATCCGTACAACTGGTCCACGTGCGTAACGTCGAGGCAGCCTTTCTGTCTTCGCTGTACGGATTTGTAGCACCGCGGCGGCGCTTCCGACGGAGCAGCCCCAGAacggggccgcggggccgcggggTGCGCTCCGGGCAGCTCCGCAGGAGGGCCGCTGCCGCCGCGCTCCGCCGGGATGTccgcggggcggccccggcTCAGCTCGGCCCGGCGCCGCCAGCAGAGGGCCCGCTCTGCCCGGACGGGCGCCGGGGCCGGGGCGTCTGCTCTGCCGCGTCcccgcgggcgggcgggcggccaGCCGGGCGCGTAGCGGGAATTACATCACGGGCCCATGTGCGGAGCCGGGCAAACCTTCCGCCCGCGGCCAGGTAGCGCCGCGCGGCGCCGGGGAGCGCGAGAAGCGGCGCGGATAGAGCGGGGCGGCCCGGAGCCGCTCTCCGCTCCCGGGTCGCGCtccgccgctccgccgccgcgcCCATGGGGTGAGCGCCGAGCCGCCGGCcccgagccgccgccgccggcgggaggagcggagcggagcggagcgctgCCCCGCGCCGAGCATCTCCCGGGGAGCGGCGGGAGGCGGGGGGAGGCGGCgggctgcagccttccccagcaGAGGGTGTGTGCGGGGTGGCAAGGGGGGAAAGCCGCGCTCTCCCGGACTTTTGTGGGAGTGGGGGTTGCGTTGTGcgtgtggttttttttaaggggGGTGGGGTGGGTTAGAAGAGAGTCTGTGGTTTCCATGGAGATGAAGCTGAAAGTGCAGGAAATTTAAAGGCTTTGGGTCCTCGCGAAGCAGACAAACTGGTGCCAACGTGCGCGGCTGCCGTTGCTGCTGAGGAGGCGGCTTTGCGAACGGCGGAGAGGAGCGGGGAGGAAGAGCCGGCGGCGACTTCTCGCACACGCACGGGCGGACGGCGAGGAGCGGCAGCGGCGAGAGCGACTCGCAACAAAAAGAGGCGTCTGTCTCCTCGTCGCGGGGAGCGCGAAAAGAAGCGGCGGCTGCGGCAGAATTTTGGAGCGGCTCCACCGGGAGAGCTTTTCTCCAGCGGCTCGCGAGGAGCGCGTCTGCGGGGCCGGCTCTGCCCGCGGCCGGGGGCTGCGTGCGGCGGTgcgggagcggagcggagccCTGCACGGACAGACGGTCCGGGATATCCGCGTCCGAGTTTTCTGATGCATTTGCTCGCACCTTCTTCCCCCGCTGCTTGGTGAACccagcccccctcccccccccccccggcggTCTCCCAAGGATGGATCATTCCCAGTGCCTTGTGACTATATACGCCGCGGTGGTGCTACTGGGGCTCCggctgcagcagggctcctGCCAGCACTACCTGCACATCCGCCCGGCTCCCAGCGACAACCTGCCCCTGGTGGATCTAATCGAGCACCCGGACCCTATCTTTGACCCCAAGGAGAAGGATCTTAACGAGACCTTGCTAAGGAGCCTCATGGGAGGACACTTTGACCCTAACTTTATGGCTATTTCCCTGCCCGAGGACCGGCTCGGGGTAGACGATCTGGCCGAGCTGGACTTGCTGCTGCGGCAGAGACCCTCGGGAGCGATGCCCGGTGAAATCAAGGGGCTGGAGTTCTACGACGGGCTGCAGCCGGGCAAGAAGCACAGGCTGAGCAAGAAGCTGCGCAGGAAGCTGCAGATGTGGCTCTGGTCCCAGACCTTCTGCCCGGTCCTATACACGTGGAACGATCTCGGCAGCCGTTTTTGGCCCCGGTACGTCAAAGTGGGCAGCTGCTACAGTAAAAGGTCTTGCTCGGTCCCAGAAGGCATGGTCTGCAAACCTGCCAAGTCCGTGCATTTAACGATCCTGAGGTGGCGGTGCCAGCGGCGGGGCGGGCAGCGGTGCACGTGGATCCCCATCCAGTACCCCATCATCGCGGAGTGCAAGTGCTCCTGCTAGGGCTGCGTCCCGCCGGGCTGCCGTGGACCTTTGCTGCAACACAAATAAGAGACACTGCTTTCTGGTTAACGTTGTAATGCACTGTAATGTGTAGGAGAATGTatattgtgtgtatatatggCACCGTTTTAATATACTATTAAAAGGTCAGTATTATACGTGAAATAATCAGCGTCTACTGTATTTTTAAGGCTATTACCCTGATCGTTGCtaatgtatctttttttttttttgtatttatattccAGAGAGGAGATGCTTCGCTTTGGCGAAGTcggtttgttgttgttgttgttgttttttaataaaaggattaaaaaatacaaagcaaacttTTTGATAAGAAAACGTTTGAAAGCAATTTTCCATTCTTCGGAAAGTGTGTTGGTGtgtttgggtgttgttttttttcttcttacggACTttaggttaaaaagaaaacgcCTCGAGCACAATGTTATTGTAAATAGAACGGTCTGAATGACTTAATTCTATGTAAATGAAGAGTATCTGCTATTTATTCTTTATATCCCTGTAGTAAAAGCTCAGAGCAGAATTAAAGTCAACCACTAAAACACGAGCGCCGTGCGGGTGCTGTTTGCTCTTCGGTGCGGCCGCCCCGCGctgctccgctccgctccgcgtGTTCCGGAGCCCCGCACACCTCCAGCGGCGCACGCGGGGCGAactgcggggctgcggggccgctGCTCCGGGCTTTTGTAGCCGCTTGACATTTCATTTACAACGGGACACGTGTCTTTCACACCTACCATTGTGGTGGGACGCTGCTGAAACTTGACCCTTGGGCTTTAGAGGTTTGCAGCGCAGACGCGTTATTAGCCCAATCCTGTGACAGCCTCGCACGCCCTCCCCGACCGGCGACAATCGCCCTCACAGCCCATTAACTCTGGTCACCCGCCGGTCCCCAGGTGATCCGCCGCCGGCAGCGCCCGGGCTGGGCACGGACCCGCTCGTTTCGTCGGGTCCCGCGGTGCGGTGCGGGTGCAGCACGGCAGCGGTGCGGGTGTAGCGCGGCCCGGCGCCGCTCGGCTCCCGGAACGCCGCTGCCCGGCGGAGACTGCGTTCCGCCGCCCCCCCGCCCGGCTCCGGCCGCCCCCGCGTCGGTCTGCGGGCTCCGCGGACGCGGAAGTGCCCCGCGGCTCCGCCAGGACCCGCCGCCGGCAGCGGAGCGCTGGGCCGCGCCGTGCTGGGACGGCCGGCGGTTGTATCTCATAGATACCGAGTGCAAAAACAAACGCTCCACGTGTTCCTCAGAGGCGCCCTGACAGTGCAGAAAGCCTTTTCCTTATTTATCTTGGAAtcagcaaactttttttttttctttcttttttttttttttttttttttaaactctcaGGGAATCCACGCTGATCATTCCGCAGCCGCGTGTCTCTCActggcacagcccagccctgctttcCCCGGCGCTGAGCTCTCCTATCTCCCACTGCATATTCATTCCCCCTCTTGCCGTCTCGGTGCGTTTTACCGTCCgtctctttgcttttaatttcaatactttaggggaaaaaaaaaaaaataaatcagatctCGGGACATTTCGGGTATTCATTAACCTAGTGAAGAGGAACGGAGGCATTATTACTCACATAGAAGGCACCCTGCCCCCATGTCTATCTAAGGGTTCATTGTAAAAGGATTAAAAGTTAAAGACCTTCATCTTATGATTCTTTCATTTAATCTTCGTGGCGCCTGAAAGACATGCTGGATGGATgatcacatttaaaatattcctaATGTCGGCTACCTTAGGACTCCAGGCAGGGCAAACAAACGTAATTTATTTCTAGAAGAAAGGGGATATTGAGATGTTTAAGTTTATGAACCACCATTACCATGTATATTTGTTAGGTTCTGACAAATACCCAAATAACATTAAAATCAGCCATTCATCACATATGAATTTATGCAAAACCTTCTATGCCTGGGGCCAATTTTTTTTAGACAGTTtcacttgcaaaaaaaaaaaaaaaaaaaaagccaaaagcgAGAGTTTTTCATGGCTGGTAAACACGAGAATTATGCGAACAGAAACTATTTCATGCTGGGATGGCAGCCAGCGACTCGGGAATGTCAACAAAAGTTCTGCGAAGGTTGAAAATGTCACTGGATTACAATACAAGATCCTTTGCCCCATTAGTAAACGTTACTAAGGTAATATTCCCACTGGTAGTGAGGGACTCGCCCCCCATTCATCCCTCGGCGATCCCGCAGTGGGGCAGACAGAGATACTGTCTGCAAACCGGCTCTGACTGCCTGCAGATGGGAGCGCTGCAGCGTGCGGGGCTGTGCGTGTGTCTGCAGGGGGTGAGCGCCGCGTGCTCAGCACCACAGCTGGCTCCTGCCTCCCTCCGATGGGCACCTCCCCAGCTAACGAAGCCCCAATGCTGAGAAAGAAGGTCATATTTTGGGTTAAAAAAAATCGACTCTCACCCTCCACAAGGCAcgtgatttttattattttttttaacgaACTAACTAAATTTTGTCAGCTGGTGGAGCAAAAATAAACGAGTCGTTTCCACTGTTGTTTCTGGTCAGGTTCACTTTCTAGTCCTCCTGCCCCAGTGTTGAAATGTTTGGCTTGTAGTGGAAGTGTTTCAagccaaacaaataaaagagcTTTCTGGTGAATGTTTCTATGCAAATCTTTTTAATATTAGATTTTGTAATATGTTTTTAGAACAAAATTGAATTATGGCTTTTTCAAATTGAAATCAATTCCTAACACGGCCAAGTTTTGTTTGCTCATCTTTGTAGTGGCACCACAGGACCTCACAGAGACCACTGTGGGGAAGCAATAAGAAGGGAAAGGTTGAAGTTGAGCTTGTAGTtactcttcagtttcttcttttgcagttttAGTGCCTTAAAGTGTAATGTTGGAGACTGAAATTCATATCCACCTCTGGCACAGAACGTGTAGCCTCAGGTGAGTCCTTTCACCCATGCCCTGTGTGAGGAGTGCATCTCTTTGCCTTCCCTCTTGGCACTGTTAGCTTCCACCCAGCGCCGTCTGCCCTCACTCACCACGTGTCTATTCGGAACATGGTGCAGTGAGGCCCAGCATCCAACATGATCCCTCGGTGGCCTTGGACGTAGCATCCAGGGCATTATCTCTTTGCCAGTGCAGAACAGGACCTTATGCATACTCTCCAAAGCTTTATACATCTACTTGTCAGAAGTATGTGATGTTTGAAGAAGAGTACAGTGTTGTACGCTAATTCAGAAGCGCTGAGAGTAACGTTGTtggtgaaaggaagaaaacagagaccAGACTTATGTTGTCCAAGAGTTTGTAATAAGCTCGTTCAAACTTAGTCCaaaaagagtgaagaaaaagaaccaCTGAGGACAATGTGTTACATGTACCATCAAAGTATGGGGTCCTTGCACTTCTATCCAtatgaaaaaatgcatttgtgttCTATTATCCTTTTCCAAATGCCATCACAAAGATACATTCTTGAGATCGCGTGAGTGCATGGTGCATCGCAAAAATAACCACAGCTAGAAATTAGAGCAGTGCTGTTTGTGTAAATACTGGAcaagtttttcctcttccataGTTTTAATAGAGAAATAATCTTAATTTAGTAATGTCAACAGCTGTTAAAAAATTCCCAGCAGTTCACCTTACTTGTTATGTGAATGTAATCTGCACCGTGCTGGTTGGATCTTGGATTCCTTAGAAAGAAGATATTCCAGGTCAGGGATTTGTCAGGAATCTTCATTGGAAGTTGAAATAAATATCATGACGTCATCACATAATGTAGCATCACTGCTTTCAAGGTAAGCCAAACCAGAGGTATGTTGGCAGGGGAGCGCTGCCACCTGGTAGAGCCATGCTAGGAATAGATACGACCCTCTCATCGCGTGGGGAGGAGAATAGCCACACTCTTCCTGGAGTGCCCACAAGGATCCTGCAGTCTTTCTGTGCGTGTAACTCCCCCAGGAGTCCTGCTGCACACGAGAGCTGCAGAATCTGTCAATGCTCTCTTTTGAGGGAGCAGCTACAGCGAATTTGAAGAGACCCTTTCATTCCCTCTTCCACGCTCCCAGACCAAGCAAGAAACTCCAATGGTTAAAAGGAAGGGGTTGAATATGTTCACTTGAAACAACTGTTGGAATGGttctgaaaggaacagaaatattcagcagTCAGCAGTAAAGACCCTAAATCCGTAGACGCGCTATTGGAGGATCATCTGCTTACAGCCATCTTTTGGGAAGGCTGAGTACCAGTGTGTTCCTGCTAAGTCTCtgcagggaagagctgctgggtgTGCGATGTGCTTTCTGAAGAGTGGGAGAGCAAAGACACTGGAAGAGAAATCTGCACGGGTGCCATTTTGCAGCAGGTCGTGGTGCTGAGCGGCTGGGAtaggagctgcagcactggtaCTGTTCGCCTGTAGCTCTCAGTCGCTACTTAGATGGAAAGCATCCGTGATCAAACATTGTGGGGGCTCCCTGGCTGTGAGCCTTGTCTGGGATGTATTTATGCTGCCATTAGGCATGAGTCAGGACCAGACCGACCCGTGTGTGTGCTTCAGCCCGGCCAGGCTGCAGCTATCCAGGAAAGCCTGTCAGTTGTCCATGCAGGGGACACCAGCAGTGTTTGGATGCACTGATGCAAGAGCCATCACGGAGCTAAAGCCAGCAGCACCAACTGAGTGCACACAGGTCTCAGCTTTGCACTGAGACAGACATTCCCCAGGACTCACATCTCTCCCTTCAAgaacccagcagcaggagctgcatcAGATAATCAAAACAAGAGTTTGAAAATAGGTTTCACACTCCCtccttggtgttttttttttttcccctcctgagAGGGGGAGTGGCAAAACTCCCATCACAAAGAACGTTACTCAGAACCAGAACAGATCTTAAGGCACAACACTAAAAACCTGTATGCAATGCAGAAGGACTGGGTGGCTCGAGGGATTGGTAATGGTATAAAGAGCTTTTCACCACTAGGCTTCTGGCTTCAGTCCAGAGGTAGTAACTGAAAGCCACAGTCATCTGATGCCTGCATCGTGGGCTGTGCAAAATGAGTTGTTGGTCTCTGCATAGATCCTACCAAGCGGGATCCAGATCACAAAGCCACCACCAGAACTGACATTCTTGCTAGGTTTCTCAATCAAtagagcaaaatgaaacaggaatGGGGACATTTGATCTGTGTTCATGATTCAGTAGCAATAAGGGCGTATTGTTTGGacggttttgtttgtttgcttgggcCGTGTGTTTAACACTGGAGAATGTAAGCAGTATAGCCCCTTGTATGGATACAACGCTAATAGTATGTAGCATTTTCTCTCTGGCACAGTAGTATCTTTATACTTGACCTACACCTGGCATCCTTTTACCTGGCTTGGATGCAAAACCCAGCTCCAGAGGAAGATGCAGCAAATGCAAGGGCTTACTCTGCTGTTACATTGATCAGGAGCACCCTCTGCCTAGAGTGGTGCAAATTATTTTCCAGTAAATTACTCTTACTCCTAACAGTATGGATGCACTCT
It includes:
- the NOG gene encoding noggin, yielding MDHSQCLVTIYAAVVLLGLRLQQGSCQHYLHIRPAPSDNLPLVDLIEHPDPIFDPKEKDLNETLLRSLMGGHFDPNFMAISLPEDRLGVDDLAELDLLLRQRPSGAMPGEIKGLEFYDGLQPGKKHRLSKKLRRKLQMWLWSQTFCPVLYTWNDLGSRFWPRYVKVGSCYSKRSCSVPEGMVCKPAKSVHLTILRWRCQRRGGQRCTWIPIQYPIIAECKCSC